CCTGCCGCGCCTGAATTCGGACATCACCCCCGTCCTCGCGGCCTGCGCGGAAGGAAATCTCGCCGGGCGGGAGCTTTCGTGGAAGCCGGAAGCCTGTGTCGCCGTCGTCCTGACGTCGGCCGGGTACCCGGGCTCCTACCAGACCGGATTTCCGATCGAGGGTCTCGAGGAGACGGAGACCATGCCGGGCGTGACGGTCTATCACGCGGGAACCGCATTCCGCGACGGCGCGATCGTCACCTCGGGAGGGCGCGTCCTCGTCGTGTCCGGCCGGGGGGCCAACCTTTCGGAGGCTTCGGAGCGGGCGTACGCGGCCGCCGACCGGATCCGCTTCGAGGGAAAGTCGTTTCGGCGCGACATCGGAGCACGTTTCCTCGGACATTGAATTTCTGAAGCCGAACTTCAAAATTGATTGACCCACCCGGGTTTACATAGAATCCGCGGGGTCGATCAAACGTACGTTCAACAAGAAGGAGGGAAACCATGAAGAGAGTTCTCGTTGCGGTTCTCGGTTCGGCGTTCCTTGCGGGTGCGGCCTTTGCGGCCGACACGATGACCGGTTGGGTCACCGAAGCGCATTGCGGCGCCAAGGGGGCCTCGGCCAGCCACAAGGAGTGCGGCGACAAATGCGTCAAGGAGGGCCAGAAGGTCGCGTTCTACGACGAAGCGACCAAGAAGGTCTACAACTTCGACGCGGACTGCCAGAAGCCCATGGAGGGGATGATGGCCCAGGAAGTCACCCTCTCGGGCGTGCAGATGAAGGACGGCTCGATTCACGCCTCGAAGGCGGAGCCGAAGAAGTAAGTCGCGGGACACTGCGATTTCGAAAACGGGGCTTCGGCCCCGTTTTTTTTTGTCTCTGATTCGTTGACCCGCTGAGGAAATCGCTCTCGCGATTGACTTCGCACTGGCGTGCTCGTCGATCGACGTGCCGCGCGCTGACGCGCGCGCCGCTCCGCGGCGGTCCGTCATGGGCGACAGAAGGTGCTTGATTCCAGCAGCGCTGCGGCTGCGAAGACCGGCGCCGGGGCCCCGGGGGCGTGCCTCCCTCGCCTTCATCAATTCAGACGAGATCAAAGCGCTGCTTACGATCGAGGAACCGGCCTTTCTCGGGTCTTCGGGGGCCCATCGCATCGCGGGGGACCCTCCGCGAAGTAACCGAGCGGAGGTCCCGCGATGCGGGAGCGGGAGCGTCGGCGAAGGGGTGACGGCTGGCGCGGTCGAGTCGCTCGTTGACGAGCCGCGCCACCGTCACGCGCTTCCGGTCCCCGAGCCAGCTCCCGCGACGGTCTAGGTGGCGAAGAGGGGGCGCGAAACCTTATCGTCCTCTTTCCAGACGTACGTCCCGTAGATCGGGAACTCGATCGGCAGCTTGTAGTGGACCTCGACGTAGACGTAGCCCATGTCCCGGCGGACGATGATTTCGTCCTTCTTGAGCGGTAGCTGGAGCTCCTGCGCCTTGCGGAAGAGCTCCGCCTGGATGCTCGCGTCCCCCTTGATGCTTCCGAACTGCGCCTGTTCGGTCATCGCGTCGTAGAACTCCGACGTCTTCATTTTGACGGGGACGACCTTGCTGGCGACGAAGATCCCGATCGCGAGGAGAGCGAGCCAGATGACGCAGCCGACCCGGCCGGTCCCCGCCATCGAACGCCGTGGAGCCATCCCGCCTCCCTAGCGGACGAGCCGGAACGTCCGGTCCCAGCGCGTCCGGGTGAAGAAATGAAGGGCGACGCCCGCGAGCCGTCCGATCTTGTCCGCGATTCCGTGCCACTCGGCCGAGTCGGGCTCCGCCTCGTAGGACCAGTATACCAAAAGGGCCCGTCCCTTCACGTTGCCGCTCGGAACGGGTCCCCAGAATCGCGAGTCGTAGGAGTTGTCGCGGTTGTCTCCCATCGCCCAATAGCCGTCCGATGGAACCATCACGGGGCCGAAGTTGTCCCGCTTGCGATAGACCTCGGGCAGGTTCTCGTCTGCCGGATACGTGTGCGGGTCGGTGTGGTAGGTGTGGGTCTCGGAAAAGGGCTTGCCGTTCACCACGACGGTCTTGTCCTTCTCCTCGACACGGTCGCCGGGGAGTCCGACGACGCGCTTGATGAAGTCCCGGTCGGGATTGTCCGGAAACTTGAACACGAAGACGTCCCCGCGCCGCGGCGTGCGGTAGGGAAGGAGCTTCTCGAGGACATTGCCGCCGTGCGGCGCGTACACGAACTTGTTGACGAGCATGTGGTCGCCGATCAGGACGGTCTGTTCCATCGATCCGCTCGGGACCTGAAACGCCTGGACGACGAACGTCCGCACGAAGAGCGCGAAGATCACCGCGACGAGGATCGCCTCGTAATACTCGCGCGTGAGCGTCTGTTTTCGGCGGGCCATGGGCGGGGATTATAGATTACTGAAACTTCTTCAGCCGAACCCTGCTGCGATCGTGGGTGCGACCGCGATCGTTTCGGACAGCGCCAACACGGTAGTGCCGCCGAGACTCAGACACGGTCAGAATTGTCGTGGCCCCAAGAAAAGGGGTTTGGGGAAAATTCTTTTCCCCAGGTAGGACGTGGGCCGAAACGATCGCGGGCGGCGGCCGCGATCCGCGGAGCGCCTGCGAAGCACGTTTCGGCTAGTTCTCGTTTAACGCCATAATGCGTCCCGATGATTCCGTTCGAGTCGATGCCGGGGATTCCCCGGCTTTTTCTCGCGTTCGCGCGGGGCAAGGCCGGCGCGCTCTTCCCCGACCCGCCGACCATCGATGCGGTCGAAGCGCGCGCGCGGGAGGTGGGCGGCAAACTCGCGGTCGTCGCCGCCGGGCAGCAGGCGGGACTTCTCGGCGGGCCGCTCCTGTCGCTGACGAAAGCCGCGGCGGCCGCACGCCTCGCGCAGGCTCTCGAGGAGCGAGGGACCGCCGCCCGGGCCGTCTTCTGGATCGCGTCCGAAGACCACGATCTCCAGGAGATTGCCCGCGCGACGCTCATCGTCGACGGGGCGCCGGCGGAAGTCCGGCTCCCGGTTCCCGCGCAGAGCTTCCAGCCCGCGGGCACGGTGCCCATCCCGCCCGAGATCGAGAAGGTCTTCGCGGAGGTCCGGAGGGACCCGGCGTCGGAGGAGGACATCGTCGCGCCCTTCGCGCGCGCGTGGGCCCCGGGACGGACCTTCGCCGAGGCGTTCCGCGACACTCTGGCGCCGCTCTTTCCGGAAGGCGCGATCGAGTGGGTCGATCCGCTCGAGGAGCGGTGGCGCGTCGCCGTCGTCGCCTTCTTCCGGCGCGCGTTCGGCGAGGCTGCCGCGATCACCGGCGCGCTCGACGGCGCGGACCGGCGGCTGCGGGAGGCGGGTTTCGAGCCGCAGGTCGCGCGCGCCGAGCACGACTTTCCCGCATTCGTCATCGAAGAAGGAGTGCGGCGGAAGATCTCCTGGGACGGCCGCACGTTCGGCGTGCACGGCCGCGACGGGCGGTTCTCACCGGAAGCGCTCGCCGACTTCGTCTCGCGTCCCGCCGTCCGCCCCTCGGCGGCGGCGCTCTTGCGTCCCGTGCTCCAGTCGCATCTCTTTCCGGTCGCCGCGGAGATCCTCGGTCCTTCGGAGCTCGCCTACCACGCGCAGACGGCGCCGCTCTTCCCGGTGCTCGGCATCCCCCGGCCGGTCTTCCTGCCGCGTCCGCATCTGTTTCCCCGCGGCGCCCGGGAACGGCGGGCGCTCGAGGCGCTCGGCGTCGCCGACGGCGATCTCTTCCGCCTGCGTGAGGCCGCCCGTCCCGAGCCGCCGCCGGTGTCCCCTCGCCTCCAGGCGCTCGAAAAGGACCTGGCGGAAAGGCTTGCGGCGCTCTCTCCGGAAATCGCCGCCGTCGACCCGACGCTCGCCCCCGCCGCGGCCGCCGCCGGAGAGAAGGCGGCCCACGCGATCTCCCGGCTTCGGGAGAAGGTCGAGCGCGCCGCCGAGCGCCGGGACGTCGAGCGGATGCGCCGGGTCGATACGGTGGAAACCTTTCTCGCGCCGGGCCGCGTCCCCGCCGACCGCGTGTACGGCCCGCTCACGTACCTCCTGCGCTTCGGAAAGGCTTTCGTTCCCGCGCTCTCGCGAGAGGCGGAATGCCGGACCGACGGCGCGCGTTTCGTGGAGTTCGAGTGAACGTCGACGTTCTCGCGATCTCCGCCCACCCGGACGACGTGGAGCTCACCTGCGGCGGGACGCTCGCCCGGGTGGCCGCGTCGGGCCGGAAGTTCGGCATCCTCGACCTCACGCGCGGCGAGATGGGGACGCGCGGCACGCCGGAGCAGCGGGAAGAGGAAGCGCGGAAAGCCGCCGAGATCCTCGGAGCCGCGTTCCGCCGGACGCTGGAATTCGGGGACGGAGGACTGCGGACGGGGCGCGCCGAAGAGCTGCTCCTGATCGACGAGATCCGCCGCACGCGGCCGCGGATCGTCCTCGCGCCGTGGCCCGAGGACCGGCACCCGGACCACGCGCGCGCCGGCCGCCTCGTCGGCGACGCCGCGTTCTACTCGGGGCTCCGGCGGATCGAGACCGCGCATCCGGCGCACCGGCCGCAGCAGGTGCTCTACTTCTCGACGATGTACGAGCACCGGCCGGACTTCGTCGTCGACGTCTCGGCGACGCACGAGATCAAGATGCGCGCGATCCGGGCGTTCGCGTCGCAGTTCCACGACCCCGCGTCGAAGGAGCCGCTGACGATCCTCGCGACGGAGAGCTTCCTCGCCGGGGTCGAAGGACGGGCGCGCAACGCCGGGATGGCGATCGGCGCCGCCTACGGCGAAGGCTTCCGGTCGATGCGGCCGCCCCGCATCGACGACATCGTCGCTGCCTTCGAAGGCTTCGAGCCGGGGTTCTGAAGAGGATGATAATACACGACTCTACCTCCACGCCCGATTTGTTGCTGTCGGCCGAACCTTCTTCCGTCGCTCGAAATCCGAAATTCGAAGCTCGAAATACGAAACAAATTCAAATATCGAAACTCGAAACGGGAAACGCGACCGGGGTATCTTCAACTTACCAGCGGATCACGACCTTCGGACGCTTTGGGCTGTTTCCGGCTTTGGGCATTCGAATTTCGTGCTTGTTTCGGGTTTCGGGCGTCGGGTTTCGGATTTCCTCGTCGCGCGAGGCCGCGCGATGAGGATAGGCATCGCCTGCTATCCGACCTTCGGCGGGAGCGGCGTCGTCGCGACGGAGCTCGCGCTCGCCCTCGCCGCTCGCGGCCACGACGTCCATATGCTCTCCTACGAGCGTCCGCATCGCCTTCCCGACTTCGTCCCGGGGGTGACCTACCACCAGGTCTCGGCCCCGAGCTATCCGCTCTTCCTCTCGCCGCCCTACACCCTGGCGCTCGCGACGAAGATGGCCGACGTCGCCGAGCACACGCCGCTCGACCTCCTGCACGTGCACTACGCGCTCCCGCACGCGATCTCGGCGATCCTCGCCCGGCAGATGCGGGAATCGGCGGGGGCGCGTCTCGCCGTCGTGACGACGCTCCACGGAACCGACATCACGCTCGTGGGGCAGGACCAGTCGTACCTTCCGATCACGCGGTTCGCGATCGAGAAGAGCGACGCCGTCACCGCCGTCTCGCGCTATCTCGCGGACCTCACGGTCCAGCAGTTCGGGGTCCGCAACCCGATCGACGTCGTCGCGAACTTCGTCGACGGCGGCCGCTACCGGCCGGACGCGGCGTCCGACTGGGCGCGCGGGTTCCGGCGCCCGGGCGAGGCGCTTCTCGTGCACGTTTCGAACTTCCGGCCGGTCAAGCGCGTCGGGGACGTGATCGCGATCTTCGGGAGGGTGCTCGAGAAGATGCCGGCGCGGCTTCTCCTCGTGGGCGACGGGCCGGACCGGGCGCTCGCGGAACGGACGTGCCGCGAGCTTCACATCTGCGACCGGGTCCACTTCCTGGGAAACCTCACGGCCGTCGAGACGCTCCTTCCGGCCTGCGACCTGCTGCTCCTGACGTCCGATCGCGAGTCGTTCGGCCTCTCGGCGCTCGAGGCGATGGCGTGCGGCGTCCCCGTGATCGGCACGGACGCCGGCGGACTTCCCGAGGTCGTCGAGAGCGGCAAGAGCGGGTTCCTCCGCCCGATCGGAGACATCGAGGGAATGACGCGCGACGCGCTGTCGATCCTGTCCGATCCGGAGCGCCACCGGCGGTTCTCGGAGGCCGCGCGCCTTCGCGCCGTCACGGAGTTCCCGGAGGAGCGTGCGGTCGCGCGGTATCTCGAGATCTACGAGCGCGCGGCCGCCGGCCAATGACGGTTGCGAAACTCCAATTTCCAAATCCCAAATGTCAACCCCGGTCGAGATCCGAATGCCACAATGAGAAGTCTGGCCCCCGCGGCGAGATTGGGTATTCGGGATTCGGGGGATTTGAGATTTCGGGTTTTCGTCTTCGGATCGAGCGTGAATCCCTTTGAGATTTGAGATTTGAGATTTGGGATTTCGGACGCGCGCCTCGTTCCCGCCCGGGAGGGGCGGAGCGAGATGCGCGAGCGCGCCTCCCGCTTCTTCGGGTTCGCGTTCCGTGCCGCGACGGAAGAGGCGGCGCGGGCGCGGATCCTCGAGCTCGAGAAGGAGTTCCACGACGCGACGCACGTGTGCTTCGCCTGGCGGATCGGCGCTTCGCGCCGCGCCGCCGACGCCGGCGAGCCGGCCGGCACCGCGGGAAAGCCGATCCTTTCCGCGATCGACGGGGCCGGTCTCGACGAGGCGGCCGTCGCCGTCGCGCGCTGGTTCGGCGGCACGAAGCTCGGGACGGCGGGGCTCGCGCGGTGCTATCGCGAGACGGCGCGTGAAGCGCTCGCAGCGGCGGGGAGCGAGGCGGTGTTCGACACGGTCGACCTCGTGATCGACGTGCCGTACGAGAAGGTCGCGGCGGTCAAACGCCTGATCGATCCGCCCGGGGTGACGGTCGTGGACGAGCGCTTCTCGGACCGGGCGCAGTTCCGGCTCCGCGTCCGGCTCGGTCGGCGCGAGGAGATCGAGAGCGCTTTGAGGGAGGAGCGACTTTCTGCCCGGGCGGCGCCTGAGCCCGACTGAGCGGTCCGCGTTGATCCAATTGCGGCTTTCGGCGCGGAGCCGCCGGCCGGATGCTCGCGGCGATGATTTCGTTCCTGACCCTCTTTCTCGGCCTCATGGCAGGCAGTCAGCGGGTCGCGTTGATCGCCGACCCGTCGGTGAGCGCCGTCGAGTTGCGAATCGACAGGACGCGTGACGGCCGCCCCGTCGCCGCCCGCGTGACCTGGGAGAGCGTTACCGAGGCGGAAACCGAAGAAGTTTTCGGCGGCGCTCGACGGTCATCCCATTTCCGTGACGGAGCTCTCCCGGTTCGTTCTCCCTCGCTACGATCCGAAACACGCTCTTCGTCTGGTGCGTCGGCGCCGGCATCTGCGGCGACGCGGCGGAGCGATGGGGAAAAGTCGAGAAAACCGCGACGGATGACGATCTCCGGAGAGCGGTCTCTCATTTGAAGAAAGCGCTCAAACGGCAGCGAATCGCCTGGTTGGAGGGGAGCTTTCTGCCGGGAGAGGTGGTCCTTCGCGGCCCGGCGGCCGACTGGCGGCTGCTCGGCGAGGACTGAAGAGCCCCGGATCAGCCGCCCCCGCCGAACCGCGCTTCCCACGCCGTCCGCCGCATCGATTCGATCACTTCTTCCGCGAGGTCGAAGGCGTTCCGGGCGCTTTCGTATTCGGCCGAGGTCGACGTTCCGAAGATCGTCGGGTCGTCTGCCGAGAGGCAGACCCGGACGCCCGCCTCGAGCAGCCGCGGGAGCGGATGCTCGCGCCAGGACGCATACACCCCCGTCGAGAGGTTCGACGAAGGGGCCGCGCAGATCGCCACACCCGAAGACGCCAGGCGCGACAGGACGGCCGGATCGTCGGCGGCGCGGACTCCGTGATCGATGCGGTCGAGCGGAAGCGCGTCGAGCGCGGCGGCGACGGATTCCGCTCCCGACCATTCCCCGGCGTGAATCGACGTCCCGAGGCCGAGGCGTCTCGCCCGCTCGTAGACCGCGGTGAACGCCGAGGCCGGGATCGCATCCTCCTCGCCGCCGATTCCGAACCCCCGAACGCGTCCGATCCCGGTCTTTTCGTGGAGGTCGAGGACGCGGTGCGCCGAGTCGGCGCCCCACTGCCGGACGGAATCGAGGAGCAGGACGAACCGGCTGCCGGTTTCCTCTTCGACCGCGGCGAAGGCGGCGTCGATCGCGCGCAGGACGGATTCGGGATCGAGGCCGAACCGCGACCAGATCTCGGGCGAGACGTAGATCTCGGCATGGGCGAGCTCGGCCGCGAGCGCGCGGCAGAGCGCGCGGGCCGCTTCGGCATAGTCGGCCGGCGACGAGAACAGCCGGCAGCAGTCCGCAAACAGCCGCAGAAACGACCCCGATCGGCGGGAATTCGCCAGCGCCCGCTCGAACGCTCCTTCGACCCCGAACGCGTGTGCGTTGCGGCGCGCGATGGCAACGAGAGTTTCGCGCGGCACGCTCCCTTCGAAATGCAGGTGCAAATCCGCTAGCATCCGGTCCTTGGCCCGCCAGCGCGCGCTCGCTCTCGCCCTCGACGCCGCGATCGTCTCGGCCGCCGTCGACTTGCCGGGGGTCGCGGCCCTCGCGGTCGCCTTCTTTTTCTTCCCGGAGGTCTCGCTCCCCGGTCTCGGGTGGACCATCTTCGGCGCAACGCTCCTTCTCTGGCTCTGCCGCGACGCCCGGGGGGGATTGTCTCGCAAGTGGCTGGGTCTCGAAATCGAGGACCGGCGCGGGCGGCCGCCGGGAATCGGACGGTCGATCCTGCGGAACCTGCCGCTGCTCCTCCCCGGATGGAACCTTTACGAGGCGTGGCGGGTCGCGCGGGACGGAAACGCCCCGCGGACGGTGGATTCCGCCCTCGGGCTCCGGCTGGTGTCGCGGACGTGAACTTTTCCCGCCGGATTGCGTCTCTGGAAGAGGGAGAACGTATGAAATCGCTTCGCCGGACCGCCGTTTTCGCCGCCGCCCTGGTCGCTTTCGCCGCCGCCGCCCGGGGGGCGACCGAGACCTTCGAGAAGGCGTATTCGCTGCAGGGAGTCGACCGCGTCCGGGTCGAGAACGTCAACGGCCGGGTGGACCTGACCGCCTGGGACCGGGATTACGTCCGGGTGACCGCGGTGAAATCGGGAACGCCCTCGGCGCTCGAAAACACGCTGATCCGGGTCACCCAGCCTGGGGCCGAGATCAAGATCGAGACCGTCGCGCTTCGTCACGAGCACCTGTTCTCGTTCCTTTTCGGGCGCAATCGCCTGGCGAAGGTGGAGTACCAGATCCTCCTGCCGGCGACGACCGTCGTCCGGCTCGAAACGGTCAACGGCTCGGTCGACGTCGACGGGCGCCAGGCCGAGACGCGCGCGGAGACGGTCAACGGAAGCGTCCATCTGCGCGGGATCCGGGGCGTCGTCCACGCCGAGACCGTCAACGGACGGATCTCGCTCGAGCGGGAAGGGGATGCGCAAGACACGTTTCTCGAGACCGTCAACGGGTCGATCGAGGCGGAGTTCCCCGCGGTGGCGTCGATCCGGTACCACCTCTCGTCGATCAACGGCCGGCTCGAGGCGGGCGACCGCGAGGCTCGCGGGCACGCTTTCGGCGGGCGGAAGCTCGAAGGGGAGTTCAACGGCGGGCGCTTCGAGGTCAAGGCCGAGACCGTCAACGGCTCGGTCCGGATCGTTCTGGCGGGCAGCCCACCGGCGCCGGAACCGGCGGCATCGACCGACCACGAATCCCGGGACTGAGGCTCGATAAACCGGCCCCGCTGATTCGCGGCGCGGGGGGCTCGAGCCGCGGGCCGGCGTTCCGCGCCAGACGCACGACGACACCGTCCCCACCACTTCGACCGCCGGGGATTCAAAGCCCAGTGCGACAACGTCCTGCAGACTCTGCTTTGGGCCGCCGATCCCGCACGAATACGCGAATGGACCCGCTCGATGGCGTGTCGATCGACTCGGCCGGGAACCTGTACGGAGTGACATGGCACGGTCAACACGGTCGAGGAGTGGTATTCGAGCTCGCTCGAGAATCGAGCGGCAGCTTCCCGACATTCCCGAGGAAATCCTGGAGGACGCGCGCCCAGCTTCTCATTCGAGGACAAAGAGAGACACCGTGGTGACCGGCCTTGAGGAACTGATTCGAAAGGGAAAGCGGGAGCAAATCCGCGGTCTTGCGAAAAAGCTTCGCCTTCGCGTCGATCTCAAAGCTTCCCGGCGCCGGTAAGTCCGGTTGAGCGATGTTCTCGTCGACAGCTCCGCGTGGATCGCGTTCTTTCGCGGCGCCTCGCTCGTCGATCTCTCCATCGCCCTGACCGCGCTCGATTCGCGCCACACGCTCTGGACGCGCGACCGCGACTTTTCAAAAATCCGTAAGGTCGTCGCGATTGAGCTGGAAGTCTTCTGAGCACGTTCCGCTGCGGGGTGGCGATTTCGCATGCGCCGATCAGCCGAGCGCAGAGAATCGTCGAGGCGCTTCGGGCCCAAGCGGGCGGCATTCCAGGATTCGCAACGCCGAGTTAAGCGACGCGGAACGCGATCGCTTCAACTCGGGCGGCCAACACAACGGTGCCTACGCCAGGTCTTCGACCTTCTTGTTGGCCACCTTGCGCTGCGAATGGTCGAGGATCTCCTTGCGGAGGCGGATCGACTTCGGCGTGACCTCGACGAGCTCGTCCTCCTCGATCCACTCGATCGCGGCCTCGAGCGGCATGGGCCGCGGCGGGGTGAGCTTGACGGCCATGTCGGATCCGGAAGCGCGCATGTTCGTCAGGTGCTTCTTCTTGTTCGGATTGACGATCATGTCGTTTTCCCGGGCGCTCTCGCCGACGACCTGGCCCATGTAGGTCGCCACCCCGGGCCCGACGAAGAGCGTTCCGCGCGGCTCGAGGGCCTCGAGCGAATACGCCGTCGTCTCTCCCGGCTCGAGCACGACGAGCGCGCCGCGCCCGCGGGGCGCGACGTCGCCGCGCCACGGCTGGTAGGAGTCGAACACGTGGGACATGATGCCGGAGCCGCGCGTGTTCGTGAGGAACTCGTTGCGGAACCCGAAAAGCCCGCGCGTCGGGATCAGGAAGTCGATCCGAACGCGGCCGTTCGAGGGCGTGGACATCATCTTCATCTCGGCGCGGCGCGAGCCGAGCTTCTCGATGACGGCGCCCATCGACTCCTCGGGCACGTCGACGGCGAGGAGCTCGACCGGCTCGCAGAGCACGCCGTCGATCTCCTTCGTGATGACGTGGGGCCGCGAGAGCGCGAACTCGTATCCTTCGCGGCGCATCGTCTCGATGACGATCGCCAGGTGCAGCTCGCCGCGGCCCGACACGCGGAACGCGTCCGGCTCGCCGGTCTCCTCGACGCGGAGCGCGACGTTGGTCCGGAGCTCCTTGTCGAGCCGCTCCTTCAGATGCCGGCTCGTCACGTACTTCCCCTCGGTGCCGGCAAACGGCGAGTCGTTGACGCGGAACCGCATCGAAACGGTCGGTTCGTCGACGGCGATCACCGCCAGCGCCTCCGGGTGCTCCGGATCGGCGATCGTCTCGCCGATCGTGACGTCGGGAAACCCGGCGACCACGACGATCTCGCCGGCGGAGGCCTCGGCGATCTCCACCCGCTTCATCCCCTCGAAGGCGAGAAGCTTCGTCACGCGGGCCTTCCCCGTCGTGCCGTCGAGCTTGCAGACGGCGTAGTCCTTCCCCGCCTGGATCCGGCCGCGAACGATCCGGCCGATCGCGAGACGCCCCAGATAGTTGTCGTAGTCGAGCGAGGCGACGAGGACCTGGAGGGGCCGGTCGGGGTCTCCCCCGGGCTCGGCGACTTCCATGACGACCGTGTCGAGGAGCGGTTTCACGTCGTTTTCGGCGTGGTCGATCTCGCGCCGGGCGAATCCGACCTTGGCCGACGTGTAGACGATCGGGAAGTCGAGCTGGGCGTCGGAGGCCCCGAGGTCCATCATCAGCTCGAACACCTGGTCGACGACGTGGTGCGGGCGCGCCTCGGGCCGGTCGATCTTGTTGATGACGACGATCGGCTTGAGCGACAGCTCGAGCGCCTTGCGCAGGACGAACCGCGTCTGCGGCATCGGGCCGTCCGCGGCGTCGACGACGAGGAGCACCGCGTCCACCATCTTCAGGATTCGCTCGACCTCCCCGCCGAAGTCGGCATGGCCGGGGGTGTCGACGATGTTGATCTTCGTCCCCTTGTAGCGGATCGCGGCGTTCTTGGCGAGAATCGTGATCCCGCGCTCGCGCTCGAGCTCGTTGGTGTCCATCGCGCGCTCGGCGACCTGCTCGTTCTCGCGGAAGGTCCCGGACTGCTTCAACATGCAGTCCACGAGCGTCGTCTTCCCGTGGTCGACATGGGCGATGATCGCGATGTTCCGGAGATTCTTGGCCATGGGTCCTTCCCGGCCCCCTTCGGGGCGAACCCCGAAGCATACCATCGAGCCCGGCGCCGCGATACGGGAGATGAGGCCGCAGCCGCGCGCCGCCGGCAGACGGCATCCGCTGAGCGCGCTCCGCGCGCCATCCGGTGGGCGGCTTCGGTGGATCTGGAAAAATTTTCAAGAGTGGGGAATTTCACGCTCCGAGCGGCGGCAAACGACGCAGGTCCCCGTTTCGGATGACGCGGATTTCCGAGAGTTACTCGACGAATCCCCGTGGCACCGCTCTTGCCCCTCTGACCGCGCAGGCACGTGCCGAAAGTCTTCTGACGAATCACGAACCAGGAGGTACACATGGAAACCGCGAAAGTCGACATCAAAAAGCTTCAATTGCTCAACGACCGGATCAATCAGTGCATCGACGCACTGAATCAGGTCCGCCTTTCCGTCCACGGGCTCTCGCAATCGAGCCCGTTCCCGGCGGGACAGCAGGGGCTCGGCGCCCAGGCGGGCTTCGGCATGGGAATTCCCGGTCTGTCGCACACCTCCGGAGCCGGGATCGGGACGGCGGGAATCAATCCCTACGCCCCGTTTGCGACCGGAGGATTCCCCGGCGCGATGCCGGGCGGGATTCCCGGAAACGTCGGCGCTCCCGGGTTGGGCGGCGGTTTCGCGGGAGGGCCGGCGGGATTCAATCCCTTTCTCGGCTTGAGCCACACCAGTCCCGAGACCACGGAGGCGTACAAATCGACGTGGAATGATCCCTATCTGGCGGCGAGGGTCTCGCAGACGTTCCCGTATCTCCAGTTCGCCGTTCCCCCCGTCGTGTCTCTGTATTGAGACCTCGATCGAATCACCGGGGGCGGAGCGTTGCTCCGCCCCCGCATCGAAGCGGTGCGAAAAGGAGGCAAGCCCCCATGGCCAACGAACCCCCGCCGACCGCCCCGTCCGGGATCGAGGAGGCGATCGGAAAGGTCGAAGATCTCTACCGTGCGGTGACCGGAAATCCTCCCCCGAGCGAGAGTTACTCGGCGCCGATCCCCGTCGAGCGCGATCCGACCCGTTTCGTCGAGGAACAGGTGGATCGGCTCCTCTCGATCCTCTCCCCGCCGGAACAGGAACCCTCCAGCTTCGCCTGGAGCCCGCCGGTTTCCGTCTGGGAGAACGAGAAGGAATTCGTCGTGAGCGTCGATCTGGCGGGTGTCGCCCGCAACGACGTCGAAGTGAAGATGCAGGACAA
This sequence is a window from Thermoanaerobaculia bacterium. Protein-coding genes within it:
- a CDS encoding phosphoribosylglycinamide synthetase C domain-containing protein, translated to LPRLNSDITPVLAACAEGNLAGRELSWKPEACVAVVLTSAGYPGSYQTGFPIEGLEETETMPGVTVYHAGTAFRDGAIVTSGGRVLVVSGRGANLSEASERAYAAADRIRFEGKSFRRDIGARFLGH
- the lepB gene encoding signal peptidase I — protein: MARRKQTLTREYYEAILVAVIFALFVRTFVVQAFQVPSGSMEQTVLIGDHMLVNKFVYAPHGGNVLEKLLPYRTPRRGDVFVFKFPDNPDRDFIKRVVGLPGDRVEEKDKTVVVNGKPFSETHTYHTDPHTYPADENLPEVYRKRDNFGPVMVPSDGYWAMGDNRDNSYDSRFWGPVPSGNVKGRALLVYWSYEAEPDSAEWHGIADKIGRLAGVALHFFTRTRWDRTFRLVR
- the bshC gene encoding bacillithiol biosynthesis BshC; the protein is MIPFESMPGIPRLFLAFARGKAGALFPDPPTIDAVEARAREVGGKLAVVAAGQQAGLLGGPLLSLTKAAAAARLAQALEERGTAARAVFWIASEDHDLQEIARATLIVDGAPAEVRLPVPAQSFQPAGTVPIPPEIEKVFAEVRRDPASEEDIVAPFARAWAPGRTFAEAFRDTLAPLFPEGAIEWVDPLEERWRVAVVAFFRRAFGEAAAITGALDGADRRLREAGFEPQVARAEHDFPAFVIEEGVRRKISWDGRTFGVHGRDGRFSPEALADFVSRPAVRPSAAALLRPVLQSHLFPVAAEILGPSELAYHAQTAPLFPVLGIPRPVFLPRPHLFPRGARERRALEALGVADGDLFRLREAARPEPPPVSPRLQALEKDLAERLAALSPEIAAVDPTLAPAAAAAGEKAAHAISRLREKVERAAERRDVERMRRVDTVETFLAPGRVPADRVYGPLTYLLRFGKAFVPALSREAECRTDGARFVEFE
- the bshB1 gene encoding bacillithiol biosynthesis deacetylase BshB1 → MNVDVLAISAHPDDVELTCGGTLARVAASGRKFGILDLTRGEMGTRGTPEQREEEARKAAEILGAAFRRTLEFGDGGLRTGRAEELLLIDEIRRTRPRIVLAPWPEDRHPDHARAGRLVGDAAFYSGLRRIETAHPAHRPQQVLYFSTMYEHRPDFVVDVSATHEIKMRAIRAFASQFHDPASKEPLTILATESFLAGVEGRARNAGMAIGAAYGEGFRSMRPPRIDDIVAAFEGFEPGF
- the bshA gene encoding N-acetyl-alpha-D-glucosaminyl L-malate synthase BshA, giving the protein MRIGIACYPTFGGSGVVATELALALAARGHDVHMLSYERPHRLPDFVPGVTYHQVSAPSYPLFLSPPYTLALATKMADVAEHTPLDLLHVHYALPHAISAILARQMRESAGARLAVVTTLHGTDITLVGQDQSYLPITRFAIEKSDAVTAVSRYLADLTVQQFGVRNPIDVVANFVDGGRYRPDAASDWARGFRRPGEALLVHVSNFRPVKRVGDVIAIFGRVLEKMPARLLLVGDGPDRALAERTCRELHICDRVHFLGNLTAVETLLPACDLLLLTSDRESFGLSALEAMACGVPVIGTDAGGLPEVVESGKSGFLRPIGDIEGMTRDALSILSDPERHRRFSEAARLRAVTEFPEERAVARYLEIYERAAAGQ
- a CDS encoding YigZ family protein, which encodes MRFGISDARLVPAREGRSEMRERASRFFGFAFRAATEEAARARILELEKEFHDATHVCFAWRIGASRRAADAGEPAGTAGKPILSAIDGAGLDEAAVAVARWFGGTKLGTAGLARCYRETAREALAAAGSEAVFDTVDLVIDVPYEKVAAVKRLIDPPGVTVVDERFSDRAQFRLRVRLGRREEIESALREERLSARAAPEPD
- a CDS encoding RDD family protein, with amino-acid sequence MARQRALALALDAAIVSAAVDLPGVAALAVAFFFFPEVSLPGLGWTIFGATLLLWLCRDARGGLSRKWLGLEIEDRRGRPPGIGRSILRNLPLLLPGWNLYEAWRVARDGNAPRTVDSALGLRLVSRT